A stretch of DNA from Leptospira wolffii serovar Khorat str. Khorat-H2:
TCAGACTTGTCATACCGGATCCCCGTCCCAAAAAGGTAGGTATGGCTAAAAAGATCATCGTCGTAGGCGCTTCTAGCGGTATCGGAAAGGAAATCGCGACTCAATTACTGGAAGAGGGGCACCAAGTGGCGGCCTTCGCACGTAGAGAAAAGGAACTGAAGAAACTCGGTTCTTCCAAATCCAAACAGAATCTATTCATCAAACATGACGTAACGGAATATTCCAAAGTTCCGGGAGAATTTGCAAAAGCAGTCAAGGCGCTCGGCGGACTAGACGAGATCTACTATGCCTCCGGAGTGATGCATAGAGTCGGACCGGAAGAGTTCTCGGTTCCTAAAGACATAGAGATGCTGGAAGTCAATCTCCTAGGTTGCGTGGCCTGGTTGGATTGTGCGGCGACTTATTTCCAGGAAAAGAAAGCAGGAAAGATTATAGGCATTTCTTCCATAGCAGGAGACAGAGGGAGAAGGGGAAACCCCGTATATAACGCCTCTAAGGCGGGGGTCTCCACTTACCTAGAGGCTCTTAGAAATAGACTCGCGATTCAAGGAATCCAAGTGGTCACCGTAAAACCGGGAATGATCCAGACTCCAATGACGGACGGTCTCCAAGGACTCATGTGGCTTATCACCGCAAAAGAGGCTGCCCAAGTCATTCTATCCAAAGTGAACGCGGGTAAGGAAGAATTCTATGTTCCCGCTCGTTGGGCGCTGGTTTCCTTCATTATTCGAATGATTCCTTCCTTTATTTTCAGAAGACTTTCCATCTAACGGAGGTTATCCAATGGCGACCGCTTCTAAAAAGAAATCATCCAAAACGACCGCTCCTAAGAAAAAGGCGGTATCTAAGATCTCCGCTTCCGATTTTGAAACTAGGCTTTCTTCTCCCCAAAAGGTGGAAGCCTGGGGGATGAATCATTATTCTAATAGCAGGGTCTTTTTACCAGAATCCGTTCAGGATTTCAAGGATCTATTCCAATATGCGAACGCGACTGGAACCAAGGTCACCTTTAGAGGTGGCGGTTGCAGTTACGGAGATGCAGCTACCAACGAAAAAGGAGTCGTAGTAGATATCCGAAATTTCAATAAGATTCTTTCCTTCGATTCCAAGACGGGAATTCTTACCGCGGAATCAGGAGTTACCATCAAGCAATTATGGGAATTCGGAATCGAAAAGGGATACTGGCCTCCCGTAGTCAGCGGGACTATGTTTCCCACGTTAGGCGGAGCGCTTTCCATGAATATTCACGGAAAGAATAATTTCGCGGTGGGCCCGATCGGAGATCATGTACAAGAATTCACTTTCCTGACCACGGATGGAAAAGAGATCGCATGTAGTCCTAAAAAGAACGCCGATGTCTTTTATTCTGCCATCTCCGGTTTCGGAATGCTCGGGGCCTTTTTAACCGTCACCATCAAGATGAAGAAAATCTATGCCGGAAAAATGAAAGTTTGGCCGGTGAACACTTCCAACTTGCAAGAGATGTACGATTATTTCGAGAGGGAATACAAGAACTCCGACTATCTAGTCGGATGGGTGGACGGTTTCGGTTCCGGCAAAGGCCTAGGAAGAGGACAAATTCATAAGGCTGTGAACTTGAAAGCGGGAGAGGATCCCGGTTATCCGGAAAATTGCAAATTGGAAAATCAAATTCTTCCTAGCACATTTCTGGGATTGATTCCCAAATCCTGGATGTGGATCTTCATGTATCCTTTCAGCAATAATTTGGGAATGCGTTTTGTGAACTTCGGAAAATGGATCTCCGGATTCTTATCTAGCAAACCTTATCTACAAGGACACGCCGAATACGCCTTCCTTTTGGATTACGTTCCGAATTGGAAATTCATGTACAAACCCGGTGCTATGATCCAATACCAAAGTTTTATTCCTAAGGAGAATGCGGTGAAAGGCTTCGAAGAGATTCTTAGCCTTTGCCAAAAACGCGGAATCGTTACCTGGCTTGCGGTCTTCAAGAAACATAGACCGGATAAATTCCTACTCACTCACGCTTTGGACGGTTACTCCATGGCCATGGATTTCCCGGTCACCAAGGGAAATAAGGAAAAACTCTGGGCTATGGCTAGGGAGATGGACGAGATCGTAGTAAAGAACGGAGGTAGATTCTATTTCGCAAAAGATAGCACTCTCCGTCCGGAAATACTGAAACGTTATCTTCCTAAGGCGAGTCTGGATAAATTCAGAGCCTTGAAGAAAAAACTGGATCCCAAAAATCTGATCGAATCCGATCTCTACAGAAGAGTTTGGGCTAAATAAAATTTTTTGCAATCTCTCCCGAGGAAAACTCGGGAGATTCGGTTTTTATCGGATTCTTTCGAATTCCAGAGTCTCCATATTGATGGATTGGCTCTGGAGAAAATTACGATTCACGAATTTAAATTTTTCGGAATGAGGAACTAAGACTTCCTTAGGGTATCTATCCTTAAAACCTACCACGGTGATGCGGCCGATTCTTCCCTTTTCCAGAGTCTCCAGAAGGGAATCGAAATCCTTCTCTTCGTACAATTCATAAACGTCTCTTTGCTTATCGAAGGAATCCGGAGGAAGAAATACGGAATCTTTCCTATAAACCACGGTCTTCTCGCAGAACGCGCTTAAGGCGACCTGTTCTCCTATCACGGAGCGGGTGAATTTACGATAGAGAAGGTCGAATCTCAAAGCGCCGAATACGGAATAGGCGAGAGCTAAGAGAAGAATCGCCCTTAGCCATTTGGGATCCGAATCCCAATGCTTTTCCAAGATATGAAATCCGAATAATAGGGACAATGGAAGGATGGTCATTAGGAATCTAGGACCGAACATGACTCCCTGCCAAAACCGGGAAGAGGTAAGTAGGGCCGAAATCAGTATGAATAGTACGCAAGAGAATAAGATTCGAGTTACGGAAGAAGGTTCTTTTTTCCAACGAAACAGAACCAATAGAAAAGGATAGGCTCCGAAGAGTCCGTAGGAACCTTTTCCATAGACCAAGAGTTCGCCCAAATACCGGAATTGTTGGGCAAGATCGAAATTTTCGGTTCCTGATGCCTGCAGGTATCCTCTGGATCCGAGAGGATGTCCTACTACGACTCCGTTCAATACCATTTGTCCTAGGAGAAGCAAGCCGAAGCTAAAGGAGAATGTAGTGAGTTTGGGTCTTTTTAGGAATTCGGGAACCTGGAAGATCGCGATGGAGCCTGCTAAAAGAATGACTTCCTGGCGAAACAAAGAAGCGAATCCGAAGGAGATGCCCGCCATAACGAGACTGGAAATTTCCGAATCCTCTTCTCGGAGGAGAAAATACGCCCCTAAAGTGACTCCGAAAATTGAGAGAATGGTTTCCGAAAGATCCGTGGAGAATAAACTGAATGCGGAACCGAGTAAAAGAAAAGCGAGAAACCCCGCTCTTGTCCGTTCCTTGAATCCCAAACGAACGGAGAGTAGAAAGGATACGTAAAGAGTTCCCAATCCGAATAAGAAGGAAAGTAGGAAGCTACCGAATCTTCCGAAAAAAAGTGCGAAGGGAAGTTGGATCGAACTGTAGTAAAAGGGGAAGACGTAATAGCATTTTCCTTGGAAAATATGAGCCATCGTGGCCCCTCTCTTCATATCCAACGGAAGGAAGAGGAAATTAGGATCGATTTCCGATCCCGCGTACGAGCAGGAAAAGTCGGGAAATCCCTTACGGATTAAATCCGCGATTTGCTGCTGTTTGATGGCACCGTCTCCGACTCGAATTCCGGTCTGGTATTGCCAACTCAGGAAAATTCCTAAAAAAACGCCTCCTAAGAGAACGAAGCCCCAGGACTTGTTCGAAAGAGCCGAGACTCTACGTAGGAAAGCGAAAAACATGATAGTTAGAAACTTTCCAAAACGATAGGGGTCAATCAGTTTTCGTTTGTCCCATCGTCTAGGCGAGTTCCGGATTCGGAAATTTTGTAGAATGATATCGCTCTCATTTCGTGGACATATCCTAGGCAAGAAAGTCTTATATTTTCCTCATAGCTAGTTGTATTTGTTAATCGAATTGAAACTATTCCGGTTTCACCCTCAAATTCCTAAAAGAATCGGATTCCGCTTTTTCTTTCCTAGAGGGAGGAAGAAGAGTCGCCGAGGCATCGACTCTTTAAGTATACGTAATCATTTTTACCTAATGGGTTTTCGGAAGGATTCGACGCCCTGGATTAAATTTTCTTGATCCTTGAAATAGGCGTTTCATTTTGTTGTTAAGAATGAGCGAAGGTAGAGTTGCTTGGAACGCCGTTAAATGGAGAGAATGGTTCTCCGAAGGAGAGCTTGTTCCTCACTTCCAGCCCATTCTATCAGTCGAAAAGGATTCCATATTCGGCTACGAAGCCCTGGCCCGTTTCGTGGACAAGAGAGGGACGATCCATAGCCTAGGCCCTTTCTTTCTTGCGGATATCCCTCATTCTTTAAGCAAAGAGGAAAGGGAAGATTTCAAAATTCTTAAATTAGAAATCGATCGCCTAATCCGTCGTAAGGCGCTGGAAAAGATCCGCAAGGATTCCCGACTCGATCCGGACGCCAAACTCTTTCTAAATATCTCTCCCGCGTTCATGCAGGAATACCTGGATTCCAAAACCGAGGAGGATCCTTTTACCCTTCGTGCGGCCAAAGAATTGGGTTTGGACCCGAAGAAAATCGTGGTAGAGATAGTAGAGGAACATTTTTCCGGGGAGATCGAGCAGCTTAAACCGTTGATCAATCTGTACAAACGTTCCGGATTCTTGGTCGCCATAGACGATCTGGGATCCAAATCCTCCAATCTGGATCGCATCGGGGCATTACATCCCGATATCATCAAGGTGGATCTAGGATTGATCCGCAGTTCGGTGGCATCCAGGAATTTTCAGGAAATATTATATACTCTTTCTAGACTCGCGGAAAGCCTAGGATGTGCGCTTTTGTTCGAAGGAATCGAAACGGAAACGGAATTATACAACGCTCTGACTTACGGCGCCAGGTATTTGCAGGGATTCTATTTTGCCGAACCCGCACCCGAACCGGTGGATATCTCCGGCTTAAGTATACGATTCTCCCAATTACACGAGTTATTCTTCAATTATAAGAAATACCAATTACTCCGAAGGATCAAAAAGGAAAGAGAATTGGAGGATAGATTGGATTCTTCCGGGATCGAAGTTCTTTCCGGGGCCGACGATACGGATAGGATAAGGATCCGTATCCGAAATCCTTATCTTCTGGAAAAATCTGTCTTTAGGATGTACGTAACCGACACGGAAGGAAGACAATTGTCTCCCAATTATTCCAGTATTTCCGATGCGGGTATGTTGGAGGACGACGCTTTTGTGGGAAGAAATTGGAGCTGGAGACCTTATTTTCTGGAGCAATTCTATAAGAACGCCAAAAATCCCTCCCAGACCTGGATCGCAAGCAATCCTTACTACGATTTAGAAAGTAATTTGTTGCTTGTGACTTATTCTAAACGATTCTCCGAAGATAATGTACTTTTCGTAGACGTTCGGATGTGGGATTTCCCGTAATAGCTAATCCTTTCATGGTCTGAAAAATCGCTCTCACAAGAGCGCCCTAATCCGTTTCCGTATTTAACCTTGGTCCGCTAAGCGGAGAAGGAAATGCAGGCTATGTTCCTATTTCAGATTCGAAATAGTGGATATTATAAAAATCAATAAGGCCGTTCCGCCATAGATCCATCCGAAGGAAGGAGCTGTGGCGCCTAATGCCATTGCGTTGGCAATTGCTCCGTCAATGGAAAGTGTAACAGCTTCAAAAGGGATATTCATCGGCCGGGTGTCGCAGCCTCCATGGTTGGCACATTTAATTGCATTGATGAACACTGTCGCACAATCCGTAAGTAACGAGACAAGCAAAAAGATGAGAAACCTACCGATCTTGGAAGAAAGGAAGGAGTGAAAAAACTTTCGTTTGGAATTGGGCTGGATGGGTGACATTTTATATTTCTCCGTTAGGATTCGGAATCTACCGCGTGCTTGTCAAATCAACGAATTCTGAAAGCTCCGTATTCCGATCTTGATTTGAAAAGTAGCCTTTGCCCTAATTCGGATTCACCTTGATTCCCGCATCCGCCAAGAGACGGTTTACGTTGTCTATATAACGTTTCTTCTCCCCCGGTCTCGCCGAGTTGCCCTCTAAGGAAACTCCTATATAAAGATTCCCGTCCGTGTCTTTGGCTACGGAGCGAACCACACCGTATGCAGTAAGAGGAGACTGCATTTTAAAGAAAATATCGAATGTAAATCCCACCCGTCTAGGAATCTCGTTATTCAGATCCGGATGATTGATCTTAACTCTTAGGCCTCCCGTAGAGAGGTCTATGACCGGAAATCTTTCCTTCACTAAAATTGTATTGGATTCTCGAATCCGATCCACCATCTCGAATGTCAGCGTCTTAATTTCCGTAACTTCTAGAAGATCGATTTCCCGATTACGGTTTTGAGCCTGAACGTATCCGATCGGAATCGCCTGTTCGTCGTGGTTGACGTAGATGATCGGAACGATTAACTCGGAGCGAATCTTTTGGTTCGCGTATTCGATGATTTTCTTACGGACGTCGTCCTCGTCTCCTAGTTCGTGTTCGTAGTCTATGAAACCGCTCGGATCGATGCTTTTATAACTATCCGGTTTTTGGGTATTCGGAATGAACAGAATCTTTCCCGTCTTCTTGACTAGATCGAACTTATCACCTATGGAATTGAACACGTCTATTTTAACGATATCGTACTTGGGTTTTAGAGTCCTTTCCGTATCCGCAAAATTTACCTTAACCGACGTGGGAATGTTGAACAAATTCGCATCTATCGTAGTCCTACTAGTGCGGAGATTTGTGATCCAAACGCTGCCATCCGGCGGCTTGATTCTTGGAAACTTTCTTTCTCTACTTGCGATCGAAACATTTTCAACCAGCATTACATACTGATTATTGGGCTTTTCTTCGAGAATCTCGCATTCCAATTCCACATATCTAGCCAAGAGCTTGTATAGAACTACATGAGAATTGAGTTTGAATTGTTCGGCCATTCGACCTTGGACTAGGATCTTTGTGGCATCCTTACTTACGGAGAGTAGTTGGACGGAATCGTGGGCTTCCGTATCCCTTACGAGTAGATCGGTTTTGAGTAGAAATTTTCCGATGATATGGAGCTTTTTCTCCGGTTCGGTAATGAATTCTTTGTCTCTTTGTTTCCTCTGGACCTTTTCCATTAAATTCCTAAGCGAATCGGATTGGGGCGGAAAATTCTCTTGATTCCAGCCTTTAGCTTCGTTTTGATGTAATAGGTAAGGTACATTAATGTCAAACCAATCTTACCGCAACTCCCAATTTTTAGACGGCCTCTCAGGCGAAGATCTTTTCAATATGCAAATCGGGCTGACTTACCGGGACTTTCTGGTCCTGCCCGGTTTTATCGACTTTCATCCTTCCGAAGTGGAATTGGATACTCGTTTCACTAAAAACATCAGACTCAAAAGACCCTTCGTGAGTTCTCCCATGGATACGGTGACCGAGTCTGCGATGGCCATCGCTCAGGCCCTTATGGGAGGGATCGGGATCATCCATTATAATAACACGATCGACGAACAGGTCTCCGAGGTGAGCAAGGTAAAAAGATTCGAGAACGGATTCATTTCGGATCCTGTGGTACTCGGACCGAAAAACACGATCTCCGATCTGGATCGAATCAAGGAAACCCAAGGTTTTACCGGAATTCCTATCACGCAGGACGGAACCCGCAATTCTAAACTAATCGGTATCGTTACCAATCGGGATATAGATTTCGAACGAGATAGATCCGTTCCTCTGGAAAAAGTCATGACGACCGACGTCATTACGGGTAAGGCGGGGATCACCTTGAAAGAGGCGAATGACGTTATCAAGAAAGAGAAAATCGGAAAACTTCCGATCATAGACAAGGACGGAAAACTCGTATCTTTGGTAAGCCGCTCCGATCTTAAAAAGAATAAGGACTTCCCCGATTCTTCCAAGGACGAGCACAAGAGGCTCCGGGTAGGCGCTGCGGTTTCCACTTTGATCGAATCCAGAGACAGGGTTGCCGCTCTTTACGAAGCGGGAGTCGACGTGATCATCATCGATTCCGCGCAGGGAAATTCGATTTACCAGATAGAAATGCTGAAATTCATCAAGGCCAATTTCAAAGGCCTGGAAGTGGTCGGCGGTAACGTGGTAACCAGAGCCCAGGCGGAGAATCTGATCCAGGCGGGTGCAGACGGACTTCGAATCGGTATGGGACCGGGGTCCATTTGTATTACCCAGGACACCATGGCCGTGGGTCGAGCCCAGGCTACCGCGGTCTACCAAACTGCGGCTCATGCGGCAAAATACGATGTGCCGGTGATCGCCGACGGCGGGATTTCCAATATCGGAGATATCGCAAACGCTCTGGCGATCGGAGCCTCCGCGTGTATGATGGGATTTATGTTTGCCGGAACTTCCGAGGCCCCCGGGGAGTATTTTTATGAGAATGGAATTCGTCTCAAGAAGTATAGGGGAATGGCGAGCATCGAGGCCATGAAGGCCGGCGGTGATAAACGTTATTTTAACGAAGGACAAAAAGTAAAAGTGGCCCAAGGAGTGAGCGGATCCGTCGTAGACAGAGGATCCATTCTGAACTTCATTCCTTATCTAAGCCAAGGCTTAAGACTTTCTTTCCAGGACATGGGTTTCCGTACCGTTCAGGAACTACATGCGGGATTGAGAGAAGGAAAACTTAGGTTCGAGAGGAGAAGTGAATCCGCTCAAGCCCAAGGTTCCGTACATAGCCTTTACTCTTACAGCGCGCCGACCCTAAGAGCGGAGTAAAATAGGTAGGTCCTAGATTCTGGGAAAGAGCGTTTTGGGAAATTTACGATCGATTTTAGTCATCTTATTATTTCCGGCGCTCCTCTCCGGCGGGGTCACGCATGCCCAGGCTCCGGAAAAGGCGAGAGTTGCCCAGGAATTGGTGGCTAGACTCGACCAATCCTTACTGAAAGCCGACGGTCTCGTAAAAGCGAATCTCATTCTTATCAAAAGAACGGGAGATTCCTGGACCTGGGATATGAGCGTTTTCCGTAAGGGAGAAGATTCCCTTTCCCTTTTTGAAAGCAAGGGAAGGGGATTGGAATATAAGATTCTATTCAAAGAAGACGGAGAATTGATCTACGCATTCAATGCTCTTTCCAGAAAAATATTCCGTAAGAACGACGAAGAAAAATACGAGAATCATCTGAATACCGGATTCAGCTTCGTGGATCTGGCGGGCACTTCCTACCAAGCCAATTATAATCCTATCGTGCAGAGCGATTTGGATGTGGGTGGAAAGAAGATGAAGAGAGTGGCCCTACGTCCCATCGTTCCTTATTTTTATTCCAAGCTGATTCTTCTTTTGGAATCGGATACTCTTCGTCCGGTGCGCTTGGACTTTCATGATAAAGACGGGGTTCTTTACAAGACCATGAACATAAAATACGGTCCCGTCAAAGTGAAGGCAAAGCAAAAGGTGGGCAAAGAGGATATGGCGAGCCGATTGGAAATGTTG
This window harbors:
- a CDS encoding SDR family NAD(P)-dependent oxidoreductase, which produces MAKKIIVVGASSGIGKEIATQLLEEGHQVAAFARREKELKKLGSSKSKQNLFIKHDVTEYSKVPGEFAKAVKALGGLDEIYYASGVMHRVGPEEFSVPKDIEMLEVNLLGCVAWLDCAATYFQEKKAGKIIGISSIAGDRGRRGNPVYNASKAGVSTYLEALRNRLAIQGIQVVTVKPGMIQTPMTDGLQGLMWLITAKEAAQVILSKVNAGKEEFYVPARWALVSFIIRMIPSFIFRRLSI
- a CDS encoding EAL domain-containing protein; the encoded protein is MSEGRVAWNAVKWREWFSEGELVPHFQPILSVEKDSIFGYEALARFVDKRGTIHSLGPFFLADIPHSLSKEEREDFKILKLEIDRLIRRKALEKIRKDSRLDPDAKLFLNISPAFMQEYLDSKTEEDPFTLRAAKELGLDPKKIVVEIVEEHFSGEIEQLKPLINLYKRSGFLVAIDDLGSKSSNLDRIGALHPDIIKVDLGLIRSSVASRNFQEILYTLSRLAESLGCALLFEGIETETELYNALTYGARYLQGFYFAEPAPEPVDISGLSIRFSQLHELFFNYKKYQLLRRIKKERELEDRLDSSGIEVLSGADDTDRIRIRIRNPYLLEKSVFRMYVTDTEGRQLSPNYSSISDAGMLEDDAFVGRNWSWRPYFLEQFYKNAKNPSQTWIASNPYYDLESNLLLVTYSKRFSEDNVLFVDVRMWDFP
- a CDS encoding LA_3751/LA_3752 family putative glycosyltransferase is translated as MFFAFLRRVSALSNKSWGFVLLGGVFLGIFLSWQYQTGIRVGDGAIKQQQIADLIRKGFPDFSCSYAGSEIDPNFLFLPLDMKRGATMAHIFQGKCYYVFPFYYSSIQLPFALFFGRFGSFLLSFLFGLGTLYVSFLLSVRLGFKERTRAGFLAFLLLGSAFSLFSTDLSETILSIFGVTLGAYFLLREEDSEISSLVMAGISFGFASLFRQEVILLAGSIAIFQVPEFLKRPKLTTFSFSFGLLLLGQMVLNGVVVGHPLGSRGYLQASGTENFDLAQQFRYLGELLVYGKGSYGLFGAYPFLLVLFRWKKEPSSVTRILFSCVLFILISALLTSSRFWQGVMFGPRFLMTILPLSLLFGFHILEKHWDSDPKWLRAILLLALAYSVFGALRFDLLYRKFTRSVIGEQVALSAFCEKTVVYRKDSVFLPPDSFDKQRDVYELYEEKDFDSLLETLEKGRIGRITVVGFKDRYPKEVLVPHSEKFKFVNRNFLQSQSINMETLEFERIR
- a CDS encoding DUF1577 domain-containing protein, whose product is MEKVQRKQRDKEFITEPEKKLHIIGKFLLKTDLLVRDTEAHDSVQLLSVSKDATKILVQGRMAEQFKLNSHVVLYKLLARYVELECEILEEKPNNQYVMLVENVSIASRERKFPRIKPPDGSVWITNLRTSRTTIDANLFNIPTSVKVNFADTERTLKPKYDIVKIDVFNSIGDKFDLVKKTGKILFIPNTQKPDSYKSIDPSGFIDYEHELGDEDDVRKKIIEYANQKIRSELIVPIIYVNHDEQAIPIGYVQAQNRNREIDLLEVTEIKTLTFEMVDRIRESNTILVKERFPVIDLSTGGLRVKINHPDLNNEIPRRVGFTFDIFFKMQSPLTAYGVVRSVAKDTDGNLYIGVSLEGNSARPGEKKRYIDNVNRLLADAGIKVNPN
- a CDS encoding outer membrane lipoprotein-sorting protein; its protein translation is MGNLRSILVILLFPALLSGGVTHAQAPEKARVAQELVARLDQSLLKADGLVKANLILIKRTGDSWTWDMSVFRKGEDSLSLFESKGRGLEYKILFKEDGELIYAFNALSRKIFRKNDEEKYENHLNTGFSFVDLAGTSYQANYNPIVQSDLDVGGKKMKRVALRPIVPYFYSKLILLLESDTLRPVRLDFHDKDGVLYKTMNIKYGPVKVKAKQKVGKEDMASRLEMLDLNTGAISVLEYTEVDRDVKPDPSLFELDNLNRL
- the guaB gene encoding IMP dehydrogenase, producing the protein MSNQSYRNSQFLDGLSGEDLFNMQIGLTYRDFLVLPGFIDFHPSEVELDTRFTKNIRLKRPFVSSPMDTVTESAMAIAQALMGGIGIIHYNNTIDEQVSEVSKVKRFENGFISDPVVLGPKNTISDLDRIKETQGFTGIPITQDGTRNSKLIGIVTNRDIDFERDRSVPLEKVMTTDVITGKAGITLKEANDVIKKEKIGKLPIIDKDGKLVSLVSRSDLKKNKDFPDSSKDEHKRLRVGAAVSTLIESRDRVAALYEAGVDVIIIDSAQGNSIYQIEMLKFIKANFKGLEVVGGNVVTRAQAENLIQAGADGLRIGMGPGSICITQDTMAVGRAQATAVYQTAAHAAKYDVPVIADGGISNIGDIANALAIGASACMMGFMFAGTSEAPGEYFYENGIRLKKYRGMASIEAMKAGGDKRYFNEGQKVKVAQGVSGSVVDRGSILNFIPYLSQGLRLSFQDMGFRTVQELHAGLREGKLRFERRSESAQAQGSVHSLYSYSAPTLRAE
- a CDS encoding FAD-binding oxidoreductase, which gives rise to MATASKKKSSKTTAPKKKAVSKISASDFETRLSSPQKVEAWGMNHYSNSRVFLPESVQDFKDLFQYANATGTKVTFRGGGCSYGDAATNEKGVVVDIRNFNKILSFDSKTGILTAESGVTIKQLWEFGIEKGYWPPVVSGTMFPTLGGALSMNIHGKNNFAVGPIGDHVQEFTFLTTDGKEIACSPKKNADVFYSAISGFGMLGAFLTVTIKMKKIYAGKMKVWPVNTSNLQEMYDYFEREYKNSDYLVGWVDGFGSGKGLGRGQIHKAVNLKAGEDPGYPENCKLENQILPSTFLGLIPKSWMWIFMYPFSNNLGMRFVNFGKWISGFLSSKPYLQGHAEYAFLLDYVPNWKFMYKPGAMIQYQSFIPKENAVKGFEEILSLCQKRGIVTWLAVFKKHRPDKFLLTHALDGYSMAMDFPVTKGNKEKLWAMAREMDEIVVKNGGRFYFAKDSTLRPEILKRYLPKASLDKFRALKKKLDPKNLIESDLYRRVWAK